The genomic region TTAAATTGGAAATCTCCGTGAAATTCGAGATTCCATTGTTATAGAATGTGGACATAGGACACAACCAAAAAAAGGGTGAAAACGAATGGAAACAGTAACTCACTATGTGCACAATCTTGATCCCTTTGCGATTCAGTTTACAGAGACTGTTGGTATCCGCTGGTACGGTTTGGCTTATTTGTTAGGCTTTGTGGCAAGCTACTTGGTCTTTCTTTACCTTGCAAAACGCAATCGCATTGAGTTGCCAGCAGAGAGGGTGGGGGATTTCATCACCTGGGGTGCCATTGGGGTTTTGGTGGGTGGTCGGTTGGGATATTGCTTATTCTATTCTCCAGAATTGCTTTGGACCTTCACTTCTGACTTCCCTTTTTGGGGATTGCTTGAGGTTCATAAGGGAGGCATGGCCAGTCATGGTGGAATTGCCGGAGTTATCATCGCATGTTGGTTCTTTGCAAGAAAGTATGGCTACTCTAAAATGCACATGATTGATTTGACTGCCTACGGGGCCACTTTTGGTTTTACGGCTGGGCGGATAGCGAACTTTATCAATGGTGAACTTTACGGACGAGATGCTCCTCGAGTTTATCTTGGGCGGTCAAGTTTCCTTCTGAACTTTATTTTTGGGCCAATTATCACATTCAAGAACTAAAACGGGTGGTTCCCGTCTTGGGCCAGCTGTCATCAGTTCAAAATCCGGGTGGCAGCGAGATGAGCTTGAGTGCTGATCGATGGCTTGAATGGGTCGATCGCTACCGCAGTGATGCGACGGCTCACGAAAATGTCAATGCAGTTATCGAAAAGATTATTTGGGCAAGTCAGAACGGAAAAGTCGAGGTTCTTCAAGCCTTGCAGAATGTTTTGACTCCTCGGTATCCTTCTCAGCTCATTCAGGCATTCTTGGAGGGGTTTCTCGTGTGGGTGGTGCTCACTTTGTTGTGGCTCAAGCCTAAAAAGGCCGGAGTGATCAGCGGAGTTTTTGGAATTTCATACTCCCTAGCGCGAATCTTTGGCGAACAATTTCGGATGCCAGATGCCCACATTGGACTCGAATGGCTCGGTTTGACTCGAGGACAATGGTTAAGCGTGGGTTTTCTCTTTTTTGCGATTGGATACACTGTCGTTGCTTTTCGGAGTGACAACCCAGTGTTAGGCGGATTTTGCCCCAAAAGTTCAGAAGAGGCTGAATCAAAATAGGGCTTTAATTTGGCTTTAAAAATCGATGGGGATTCAGCCTTTCGCTTTATAGGCTGATCAGAAGTTCTTATTCTTTTTGTTTCCCTTTTTTGCTTCCCTCGCAATTGGGAGAGGCAATTATATTTTTGCCATTGACTTGCCATTCTGCCGGAGTCATCAGTCGCTGCGATAAAGCATGAACCCCTGACCCGAGCTCCTCAGACAAAACCTCGTGAACCTTTCGCTGTCGGTGAATTCGAGATAAATTTTCAAAATAATTACTCACCACCACTATTAAAAAATGGGTTTCAGAACCGACAGGTACGCTATGGCGAAAACTTTCATTGATTACTTCAAGGTGAACGGGTTGAAAGGCATCGTTTAACTTGTTTTGTATCCTGCTTTCAATGAGCAAATTGTCCTCACCTTCTAGAAAAAAGCAAAGATACGAATCTGAGCAATGTTTGGCAATGAATTGTTTAAACTGACCTGCTTGATTGTTGTTCCAAACTCCAAGGGTCCCTGGCTGAACCAGATCTCAGGAGTTCAGGATCTTCAAACATGCGTCCGGCAGCAGCGCTCCCTTTGTGAGCACTGCACCAAGCCGAACTCGATCCTGAAATCCTGAGATCTGGTTCAGCCAGCTCCGCTTGCCTTGGACACAACAAATACACCGCAGGCTTGGGGGCCAGCCGCTGTATTAATGTCGGATGGACGCAGGCAGAACCAAGAGACGGATATTTGAGCTTCTCTGCTCGGGAGTCACACAAAGGAGGCTGCCTAAATTCTTAAAAATCAGTCGCACCACCGTCGTTCGGAAGTTTCCCTTTCTTGCCCATTGGTCGAGGATAAAGATATCAGAAGAATTTTGATAATCTCAAGCCACTCACTGTGATCCAGTTTAATGATCGTGAATCGCGCCGACCGACAGATCATTGACTCTTGCGTGAGTCGAATGCCGCCGAAGAAGGGCCTTATTGCTGGGATTTCTCGCAAAAAATATGGCCCTCGCCCTGACGAAAGAGGCCCTGCAAGAGAGGAGCTCTTCAGTAATCTTTCATCTCACAGTGAAAGCTTCGAAAAGAAAGATCTAGATTTTTATACAGCGGCTGGCCCGCAAGCCTGCGGTGTATTTGTTGTGTCCAAGGCAAGCGGAGCTGGCTGAACCAGATCTCAGGATTTCAGGATCGAGTTCGGCTTGGTGCAGTGCTCACAAAGGGAGCGCTGCTGCCGGACGCATGTTTGAAGATCCTGAACTCCTGAGATCTGGTTCAGCCAGGGACCCTTGGAGTTTGGAACAACAAGCAAGCAGGCCAGTTTACACGGTGCTAACACGGGTTTAACCCGTCTTTGAAATGACCAAGATATCAATGTCTGTTTAATGCTTGGACAAAGACTGAGCCTGATCAGATTGAATCCATTCAAAATTAAGTTTTGAGAGGATTTGATCTCGAATGGCATGCAGTTCAAGTGATTGCTTTATAGGTTCCAGATAGAGCTATTTACTGAGTCAATTTGACAAGAATTTTCGATTCCCTTCAATTGTTGGTGTCTCAACTTGAGAACCCTTTATCGAGATATTCAAAATATTTGTTTTTTCGGCTATTGGGCATTTTCGGCCTGACTTTTGCTGATATCATACAGAGGGAGTATTGGTTGGATTTGAGAATTCTCACCTCTTTTAAGATTTGATCTTGCATTGAAAATTTTGG from Bdellovibrionales bacterium harbors:
- a CDS encoding prolipoprotein diacylglyceryl transferase; the protein is MGQLSSVQNPGGSEMSLSADRWLEWVDRYRSDATAHENVNAVIEKIIWASQNGKVEVLQALQNVLTPRYPSQLIQAFLEGFLVWVVLTLLWLKPKKAGVISGVFGISYSLARIFGEQFRMPDAHIGLEWLGLTRGQWLSVGFLFFAIGYTVVAFRSDNPVLGGFCPKSSEEAESK
- a CDS encoding BolA family transcriptional regulator, producing MLIESRIQNKLNDAFQPVHLEVINESFRHSVPVGSETHFLIVVVSNYFENLSRIHRQRKVHEVLSEELGSGVHALSQRLMTPAEWQVNGKNIIASPNCEGSKKGKQKE
- a CDS encoding prolipoprotein diacylglyceryl transferase — encoded protein: METVTHYVHNLDPFAIQFTETVGIRWYGLAYLLGFVASYLVFLYLAKRNRIELPAERVGDFITWGAIGVLVGGRLGYCLFYSPELLWTFTSDFPFWGLLEVHKGGMASHGGIAGVIIACWFFARKYGYSKMHMIDLTAYGATFGFTAGRIANFINGELYGRDAPRVYLGRSSFLLNFIFGPIITFKN